CGTTCGCGCACGGCGGCGTGCGGCCAAAATGGCTGCACGGTTCGAGCGTCACGTAGACGGTCGAACCGGCGACGTCGTAGCCGCGCGCACGCGCGTCTTTCAGCGCCTGCACTTCCGCGTGATCCTGGCCGGCCGGCTGCGTGAAGCCTTCGCCGATCACGTCGCCGTCCTTTACGATCACGCAGCCGACACGCGGGTTCGGCGCCGTCGTATACATGCCGCGCGCGGCGAGCGCGAGCGCGCGCTGCATGTGGGCGAAATCGATGTCCGAGAACATGCGCGCGGCCCCGGGTCAGGCGGCGAGTGCCGCGAATGCGCGGCGCGCGGCCGCGAGCGTCGCGTCGATCACCGCGTCGTCGTGCGTGCTCGACACGAAGCCGGCCTCGTACGCGGACGGCGCGAAGTACACGCCTTCGTCCAGCATCAGGTGGAAGAAGCGGTTGAAGCGCTCGGTGTCGCTCTTCGTCACTTCGGCGAAGCTCGCCGGCACGCGTTCGGCGAAGTAGAGGCCGAACATCGCGCCGATCGAGTCGGCCGCGAACGGCACGCCGGCCGCACGCGCTTCGGCCGCGAGGCCGTCGGCGAGACGCTTCGTCTGTGCGGTGAGCGCGTCGTAGAAGCCGGGCGCCTGAATCAGTTGCAGCGTCTTCAGGCCGGCCGCGACCGCGATCGGGTTGCCCGACAGCGTGCCGGCCTGGTAGACGCCGCCGAGCGGCGCGAGGTGGGCCATGATGTCGCGGCGGCCGCCGAACGCGGCAGCCGGCATCCCGCCGCCGATCACCTTGCCGAGGCAGGTGAGGTCGGCCGTGATCCCGTAGTAGGCCTGCGCGCCGCCGAGCGCGACGCGGAACCCGCACATCACTTCGTCGAAGATCAGCACGGCCCCGTGCTTCGTGCACAGCGCGCGCAGCGCGTTCAGGAATTCGGGCGTGCCGCGCACGAGGTTCATGTTGCCTGCGACCGGTTCGACGATCACGGCGGCGATCTCGTCGCCGAACGCGCCGAACGCTTCTTCGAGCGCGGCGACGTTGTTGTATTCGAGGACGGTCGTGTGCTTCGCGATGTCGGCGGGCACGCCGGCCGACGTCGGGTTGCCGAACGTCAGCAGGCCCGAGCCGGCCTTCACGAGCAGGCTGTCCGCGTGGCCGTGGTAGCAGCCCTCGAACTTGACGATGCGGCTGCG
This region of Burkholderia contaminans genomic DNA includes:
- the hemL gene encoding glutamate-1-semialdehyde 2,1-aminomutase, which gives rise to MSNNQILFERAQKTIPGGVNSPVRAFRSVGGTPRFVARAQGPYFWDADGKQYIDYIGSWGPMIVGHVHPEVLSAVQDVLADGFSFGAPTEAEIEIAEEICKLVPSIEQVRMVSSGTEATMSALRLARGFTGRSRIVKFEGCYHGHADSLLVKAGSGLLTFGNPTSAGVPADIAKHTTVLEYNNVAALEEAFGAFGDEIAAVIVEPVAGNMNLVRGTPEFLNALRALCTKHGAVLIFDEVMCGFRVALGGAQAYYGITADLTCLGKVIGGGMPAAAFGGRRDIMAHLAPLGGVYQAGTLSGNPIAVAAGLKTLQLIQAPGFYDALTAQTKRLADGLAAEARAAGVPFAADSIGAMFGLYFAERVPASFAEVTKSDTERFNRFFHLMLDEGVYFAPSAYEAGFVSSTHDDAVIDATLAAARRAFAALAA